A single genomic interval of Melitaea cinxia chromosome 18, ilMelCinx1.1, whole genome shotgun sequence harbors:
- the LOC123662281 gene encoding uncharacterized protein LOC123662281: protein MGSLDRGVLTGFICRLCSEMHRVVLHIYGEEGIRLCISEKINRYLSINVSRSDPLPKTICKNCLERLENQHRLVMRIEHAANMLKGQRRARVGRGCYVSLCDNSNGPPHPPIRK from the exons ATGGGAAGCTTAGACAGAGGTGTATTGACTGGTTTTATATGTCGTTTATGTTCTGAAATGCATCGTGTTGTTCTTCACATTTATGGAGAAGAAGGCATACGATTATGTATATCTGAGAAAATCAATAGATATCTTTCAATAAac gtgTCACGTTCAGATCCTCTACCCAAAACTATTTGCAAGAACTGTTTAGAACGCTTAGAAAATCAGCATAGGTTGGTAATGCGTATCGAACATGCAGCAAATATGTTAAAAGGACAAAGACGTGCCAGAGTAGGTCGCGGCTGCTATGTGAGCCTATGCGATAACTCCAATGGACCTCCACATCCTCctatacgaaaataa